Genomic DNA from Marinitoga litoralis:
TGAAAAAATTCATAAAAATACTTAAAAATTTCCAATATTTCTCAAAAAAATACCCCATCCTTGGCTATACCGGGATGGGGTTTGTCTACAATCTGAAAGGTCCCCTCAGGGACCTTTATTATAATAAAATTATTAAATTATAGCTAATTCTGTTTCTTTATCAAATATGTGCATTGTTTCCATTTCTAATATCAATTCAACATCCATATCTTCTTTTGCAGTAGTTGTAGGATCAACTTTAGCAACTAAATATTGGCCTCCAATTGTTACATGTAATAATGTTTCACTACCTAAAGGTTCAGCTACATCAACAGTACCTTTAACAACATCATCAGTGTGTTCGCCCTTATAAATTGATTTATCGTGAATATTTTCAGGTCTTATACCAAAAATTACATCCTTATCAATGTATGATTCTAATTTATCTTCGAATTTTTGAGGTACTTTAACTTTTAGATCTTTTGCAACAACCCATAAACCATTTTCTCTAACAATTTTTGCATCTAAGAAGTTCATTGGAGGAGTTCCAATAAATCCTGCTACAAATTTATTTGTTGGTTTGAAGTATACATCAAATGGAGAACCAATTTGTTGAATAACTCCATCTTTCATTATAACAATTTTATCAGCCATTGTCATAGCTTCAACTTGGTCGTGTGTAACATATACAATTGTAGCATTTAATCTATGATGTAATTTCTTTAATTCAGATCTCATTTGAACCCTTAATTTAGCATCTAAGTTTGATAATGGTTCGTCAAATAAGAAAACTTTAGGATCCCTAACTATAGCTCTTCCAACAGCAACCCTTTGTCTTTGACCACCTGATAATTGTTTAGGTTTTCTATCTAATAAGTGTGCTATATCTAAGATTTGAGCAGCATTTTTAACTCTTTGATCAATTTCTTCTTTAGGGAATTTTCTTAATTTTAAACCGAAAGCCATATTATCATATACTGTCATATGTGGGTATAAAGCATAGTTTTGGAAAACGAATGCAATATCCCTATCTTTTGGTTCAACATCATTAACTACTTTACCATCAATAAGTAATCTTCCATTTGAAATTTCTTCTAATCCAGCAATCATTCTTAATGTTGTAGTTTTACCACAACCTGATGGACCTAATAAAACACAGAATTCCTTATCTTCAATTGTAAAACTTGCATTTTTAACAGCATGAAATCCATTAGGGTAAATTTTATCAATATTTTCCAATACAACTTGTGCCATTATTACACCTCCAAAAATTTATTCTAAATTCTCAATTTCTTTAAAAATATCCTTAACTTCATTATATTTGCTAGGTTCTCCAATTTCCATTAAATACAAATCTCTAATTTCATCTATAAAAGACATTAATTTTTTAAATTTATCAAATCCTAATAAAACAAATTCAGGTTTTCCATTTTTTGTAATTATAACAAACTTATTTTTGGATTCTTCTGTAACAAAAGAAAATTTAGATTTTGCTTCTGCAACACTATAGAACTTTAAATTTTCTATATCCATAATATTCCTCCTTGACTACAATTATAGTCATATTGTTAAAAAAATAAAAATTTGATTATTAGTGTTTAAACATCATTATATATAATTATTTGTGATTATATATCTAAATTTCGTTTTTTTAAGTTTTTTGAGTGGGATAAAAAAATTAGGGCAGCGCCCTAATTATATTTCTATACCAAAATTATAATGTTTTTTAATATCTTTTTTTATTTCCCATTTACAGGATAAACCTTTTTTGAATTTTACTAAATCACCTTTTTTAATTAAATATTCGCTATTTTTTGTATGAACCAATACTTCTCCTTCTAATATATAACAAACTTCAGTTTCATCATAATACCAATCAAAGGTAGAAATTTCTTTTTCCCAAATAGGCCAGCTTTTGACATTAAGATTTTCCAATAAATCTTCAGTAGGGTCATGTATAATTTTTACTTCTGGATCATTGTTTAACATTGCATTAATAGGATCTCTAAATTTATTTTCAGCGCTTAATATTGTTTCTCCCATTAACTGAAAGTAATTTTCAACCATCTCTTTTTCAAAATTTTCATACAAAAAAGATTCTAACGCATCAAAATCTGCGTCAGGATTTTTTTCAAAAAAGTCGTCAACAGCTTTAATGATTTCTTCCATTTTTATACCTCACTTTAGATTTGCATATTCATAATTTCTTTATATGCTGATACAATTTTATTTGTTACTTCTGTAGTTAACTTTAATGAAAGAGAAGCTTTTTCTGCTGAAATGATAACGTTGTGAATGTTATCGATTTTACCTGCAGCATAATCTGCGCTCATTTGTTCGGAAATTTTTTGAGTTTTATTCACATCATCTAATGCATTTCGCAAAATATCAGCGAAATTTAAGTTTTTAGATGATGTTTGATTACTTTTTTGCGTCCTTGCTATATCATTAATTCCATTTATTCCTGATACTCCTGGGATTTTCTCTATCATATATTACACCTCCTAAGCTCCACGACCTATAGATAAAGCTGAATTAAACATTGTTTTTGCAGAATTTACAACAGCTACATTAGCTTCATATGCCCTTTGAGCACTAATTAAATCGACCATTTCCCTTAGAACATTAACGTTGGGGTATTTTACATAACCATCTTCATTAGCATCTGGATGAGATGGATCATATACTAATCTAAAAGGACTGTCATCCTCTTCAATAGTTGAGACTCTAACTCCTGATAATTGTTCATCATTTGAATTAACTTCCTTATTTAATACTTCTTTAAAAGTAACAACTTTCCTTCTATATGGGTCTCCATTTTCAGTTCTAGTAGTATTTGCATTAGCTAAGTTATTAGAAATAACTTCTGATCTAAATCTTTCTGCTGTCATTCCGCTTGCAGCAATATCCATTATTCTAAAAGAATTGATATTCATTATCTAATTCCTCCTATAACCGTTTTATAATCAGATAATCTATAATTAATAAGTCTTGTTAAAGCGTTATATTGAAGAGTGTTTTCCATCATTTTAACCATTTCTATATCAATATCAACATTATTGCCATCTTCTCTCGCAGATCTTGAATTATCTTCAACTATATTATAATTCACTTCATTAATAGATGGAATATTTTTTATATGTTTTTCATTGCTGGATTTAAGCTTAATTTCATCGGAATCTCCTAACGCTTTTCTTAATTCTTCTTCAAAAGAAACATCTTTCCTTTTGTAACCAGGTGTGTTATAATTAGCTATATTATGTGAATATATTTTTTGTCTAGTTTCAACAGCATCTAAGGCTTTTGGTATAATATTCATATATAAATCTTTTGCAAACAATTTTATCGCCTCCTGAATAATAATTCTATATATTATTCAAAAAAACCTAAGGAGTTGGAAATATGAAAAAAATATTTATTATCGGGTATTATGGATATAATAATATAGGTGATGAAATGCTTTTTGAATCGATATTAGAAATATTTAAGGAATTAGAGTTTTCTGGTAATATATATATAATTTCAGATAAAATTAACCAAAAAGAAAAATATAATTTCAAAATTATAAATATAGAAAAATATGATTTTCCAAAAATAATAAATACAATTAAAGAAAGCGATATTGTTATATATGGTGGAGGAAATCTTTTTCAAACAGAAACTTCTTTAAGAAGTTTTATATATTACGAAACATTATTTGGCTTAGCAAAAAGGTATAAAAAAAATATATTATTTTTATCTCAAGGATTTGGTCATTTCAAACACAAATACGCAATAAAAAAAATGAAGAAAATTTTAAAATATGAAAATTTACATGGAATATTAAGGGATAAAACAAGCTATATTTATGCTAAAAGATTTACAGATAATTTTCAATTAGGTACTGATATTGGTGTATTAAAATATAAAAATAAACAATTTGAAAAGAATATTAATTATGGTCAAATAACATTAGTGATTAAAAATAGAAAAAACTGGGATAGTTTAATATATATATTAAAACAGTCTGGAATAAATAGAATTGTTCCAGTAGCATTTAATAAATCTCAGGATTCAATATATGCTTATGAATTCTATGAAAATTATAAGAATAAAATTGATTTATCCTTTCCAATATATGATGAAGAAAAAATAATAGATGAATATATAAAATCTGAATACGTTATTTCTGATAGATTGCATGGGGGTATATTAGCTTTATATTTAAAAATACCAGTAATAATGTATAGAAATCAAAAAAATTATAGAGTTTTTACAACTATAGATGAAAATTATAATTTATTCTATAGAAACGAAGAAGATTTAATATTTAAGATAGCTAGTTTGCCAAATTATTCTTTTGATAATATATTTGAGAAATATGGAAATAAATTTCATGAATCATATCAAAAAACACTTAATTTAATTAAAACCTTCTTATAATATTTAAAGTTTTCCCATCTGTACATAAAATTAAAATAATATTATCTGTAGGTACTTCTATATCTATAGGGTAATCTTCTATTTTTAAAGATTCATAAACATTGAAATCTTTATCTATTACAAAAAATTCTCCAGTAATATGCGATATTGCAAATAGAAAATCATTTGAAGAATTGTAAGAAAAATCCGTTATTGGTGTATCTTTCAAAATAATTTTTGTAGATTTATCTTCTAATGAATATATGTAAAGACCACCAAATAATG
This window encodes:
- a CDS encoding ABC transporter ATP-binding protein; translated protein: MAQVVLENIDKIYPNGFHAVKNASFTIEDKEFCVLLGPSGCGKTTTLRMIAGLEEISNGRLLIDGKVVNDVEPKDRDIAFVFQNYALYPHMTVYDNMAFGLKLRKFPKEEIDQRVKNAAQILDIAHLLDRKPKQLSGGQRQRVAVGRAIVRDPKVFLFDEPLSNLDAKLRVQMRSELKKLHHRLNATIVYVTHDQVEAMTMADKIVIMKDGVIQQIGSPFDVYFKPTNKFVAGFIGTPPMNFLDAKIVRENGLWVVAKDLKVKVPQKFEDKLESYIDKDVIFGIRPENIHDKSIYKGEHTDDVVKGTVDVAEPLGSETLLHVTIGGQYLVAKVDPTTTAKEDMDVELILEMETMHIFDKETELAII
- a CDS encoding type II toxin-antitoxin system Phd/YefM family antitoxin — encoded protein: MDIENLKFYSVAEAKSKFSFVTEESKNKFVIITKNGKPEFVLLGFDKFKKLMSFIDEIRDLYLMEIGEPSKYNEVKDIFKEIENLE
- a CDS encoding cupin domain-containing protein — protein: MLNNDPEVKIIHDPTEDLLENLNVKSWPIWEKEISTFDWYYDETEVCYILEGEVLVHTKNSEYLIKKGDLVKFKKGLSCKWEIKKDIKKHYNFGIEI
- the fliE gene encoding flagellar hook-basal body complex protein FliE, whose amino-acid sequence is MIEKIPGVSGINGINDIARTQKSNQTSSKNLNFADILRNALDDVNKTQKISEQMSADYAAGKIDNIHNVIISAEKASLSLKLTTEVTNKIVSAYKEIMNMQI
- the flgC gene encoding flagellar basal body rod protein FlgC, which encodes MNINSFRIMDIAASGMTAERFRSEVISNNLANANTTRTENGDPYRRKVVTFKEVLNKEVNSNDEQLSGVRVSTIEEDDSPFRLVYDPSHPDANEDGYVKYPNVNVLREMVDLISAQRAYEANVAVVNSAKTMFNSALSIGRGA
- the flgB gene encoding flagellar basal body rod protein FlgB, with product MFAKDLYMNIIPKALDAVETRQKIYSHNIANYNTPGYKRKDVSFEEELRKALGDSDEIKLKSSNEKHIKNIPSINEVNYNIVEDNSRSAREDGNNVDIDIEMVKMMENTLQYNALTRLINYRLSDYKTVIGGIR
- a CDS encoding polysaccharide pyruvyl transferase family protein is translated as MKKIFIIGYYGYNNIGDEMLFESILEIFKELEFSGNIYIISDKINQKEKYNFKIINIEKYDFPKIINTIKESDIVIYGGGNLFQTETSLRSFIYYETLFGLAKRYKKNILFLSQGFGHFKHKYAIKKMKKILKYENLHGILRDKTSYIYAKRFTDNFQLGTDIGVLKYKNKQFEKNINYGQITLVIKNRKNWDSLIYILKQSGINRIVPVAFNKSQDSIYAYEFYENYKNKIDLSFPIYDEEKIIDEYIKSEYVISDRLHGGILALYLKIPVIMYRNQKNYRVFTTIDENYNLFYRNEEDLIFKIASLPNYSFDNIFEKYGNKFHESYQKTLNLIKTFL